The Paenibacillus pabuli DNA segment CCGGTATTCTATCGGGGAACGGTCGTTTAGTTTTTTCTGAAATCGGTTTTGGTTGTAAAACAATATGTATTCGCTTACTTGCTGTTCAACCTCTGCTTTGTTTGCCGCCTTATTCAAGTATATTTTCTCGGTCTTTAAATGAGAGAAAAAAGACTCGGGTACAAGCATTATCTAAGCAATTTCCACGCCTGGAATGACTGCCTAACATGCCGAGCTGGTTCAGTTTACGGTTAAAGGGCTTCGAAGTATATTGAAATCCTTGATCCGAGTGTAGGATTACACCACTCAGATCCACGTGCTGACGGAGTCTATCCAGCGTTTCATGAACTAAAGCAAGGTCATTTCGTTCAGAAAGATGCCACGCTACAATTTCATTATTGTATAAATCCTGAATAACAGAGAGATACACAAAGTGTTCTCCAGCACGAATATAGGTAATGTCCGTAACCAGCTTCGTTCGTGGTGTATCCGCCCGAAACTGGCGCTCAAGCCGATTCGGGTTCACCACAGAGGCTTGTTTTCCAAAGAATCGACGCTTTTTTCGAATGACAGAACAGATGCCTAATTGTTTCATTAATCGGTACACCTTTTTGTGGTTGACTCGAAGGCCTTCCCGTCGTAAAGCAACGGTCATTCGAAGATAGCCAAAGTAAGGATGCACGCGATGGATGGCAAGCAAATGGGATTCTAGTTCATGTTCCTTGTGTCTACGCTCTTTTGCTGCTGCAATGCTTTTTCTCCACTTGTAATAACCCGAGCGGGAAACCGCAGCTAACTTCAAGAGCCAAGCCAGACTATGGCGTGCTCTCAGGTCCTCAATGATTTGAAATCTGGCTGCTTTACTCGTCACTCCTTGTGTAGATTTGGATACTGCTTTTTTAAGTATTCAATTTCCGCCCGCAAATACGCCATCTCTTCTTCCATACTGGAAAACTTGGTTCTAGGGCGTCCCCGTTTGGGTGCAGCAGGTTCTAGACTCATTCCCTGTTTCGCTTTGGCTGCCCACACTTGTACCTGAGATTTATTTTGAATATCTAAACGCGTCGCTACTTCACGTATACTCATATGTTCTTCGTTGACCAGCCGGACGGCCTCCAATTTCAACTCCAAGGAGTACTGCCGGTATGTTTGACCTTTTTTAGCCATGAAAAAATCCCCTTCGTTTACATGATTAAGTTCATCTTAACAGATGTCTTTTTTCTCATGTCTACTAAAAGGGGATAATACCAATATAGCGGCTTTTTTGTTTTTTTGTATAACATCAAAACTGAAGTTGATAACAAGAAGTCGTACCAATGGCTAAAGTGGACAAAGCAATGCCGATCCTGACTGGATGACGAACTACTAAGAGTAGATTTACTTACGTATGAAAATATAATCGTTATAATAGACATTTAAAGTCTTTATTAGGCGTTAGATTTTCCGTATACGTCAAAAATGCAGTGCAGAATTATTAAAAAGAGATGCAGCAATAAAATGGATAAAGTACAAATACAGGTGGGGAGAAGATGGATATTTTTGAAACTCAGTATAGGATGATCCAACAAACCAGGGAATCATTATTTCGTTATTGTGAGACGGTAACTCAGGAAGATTACGTGAGAGAAGTTGAAACATTAAGTGGAGCATCTATACGAAATTTGCATGTCCATGAAGCAGATTGCTATCCCCTAAAGTTCAAGCATCTTGGTATAGTGACAGCGTAGAATTAACAGAATTATGGTTATTTACACACACCATCACCCACGAATTTCACCATCAGGGGAAAATCGTAAAGATAGGCCGGTACCTGGGTTACATTCCACCCAAAATGAACTTGGCTAAACGTTAGCTGCTAGCTGTACGATTTCAACAGCTTTGCATCGTTAAAGCCAGAACAAGTTGGCTTCTCAAAATTGTTGACTGGCATCGTTACATTTACAGATCTTTCATATTGAATTGCATACGTGTGAGCATATCAGTCATCAGTGCGACTTCTTCTTCACTGAAATCAAGCATCATCTGGTGAACGAACTGGTTTCGATCCTGCTTAAAGTTGGCAATATGCGTGAGTCCTTGTTCAGTTAACCGGACAAACGTTTCTCTTTGGTCGATGGGATTTCTTCTTCTTGATACCAAACCATCTGCTTCCAGCTGCTTCAAATGGCGTGTAATGGCAGCACTGTCAATGTGAATGGCCTTTTGCAAATGACTTTGAGTAACCTCTTCATGAATATAGAGATGATACAGCAGAATGTACCGTGAGGAACTGATCCCCGTACAACGTTCAAATTTGGGTTTTAGTTGATTACTTATATTTTTAAGTAGAATTAACAAGTTTTCTTGCTCCAGTGAACAATTCATGTGTGCCCCTCCTTGAATGGTGCCGAATATCTTGGAAAAGCAGCCTGGTAACGAAGGCAAATCCCTTCCAAGACATTCAGCAGCTAAAGGCAACTATATCACAATCTGGTGCTTACTCGCACCAAAACATGCAGCTGATTTAACTTAAGCCCAGAATGTGGTTTCTTCGGCTGGCAGGCGGTAAGAAGTATATCCCTCGCTTGCAGCTTTTCCGATTGTCAGTAGCATGACGGGTACATAACGTTCCTTGTCCAATCCAAACACTTCGGCAATTTGATCTTTTTCATAACCGCCGATTGGATTGGTGTCATAGCCATGCGCACGGGCAACCAGCATCAATTGCATGGAAACGAGACCCGAGTCAAGCATAATGACATCATTCATTTCAGCATCAGACATGCTGTTATAGATCGGTTTGAATGCGTTTAATTGAAAGTCCTTAACATCCTGTGGCATTAAGCCAAGCTCAACGGCTTTCCCATAAATGTTTTCAGCATAATCGAAGTTGTTTTTGTCCGCAAACACGGCAATGACAGCAGAAGCTTGAGCCACTTTTTCTTTGTTGAAGCGGGACAGTGGGACGAGTTTCTCTTTTCCCTCTGGAGTATCCACAACAAGGAAGCGCCAAGGTTGCATGTTTATGGAGGAAGGGGCAGTGCTTGCTTCATTAATGATTTGAGTCATTTCTTCTCTGCTGATTTTTACGGATGAATCATAAGTCTTAATAGAGCGGCGTCCGTATATAATTTCATTGAAGTCGTTTGTTTTTTGGTATGCTTTCATAATAGTTACTCTCCCTTTATCTATTAGTTGAGGCATCAATATTTGATTAGTCAATAGTTGATAAGTCAAATACAATTGAAAGCTAAGTTGTTTTCAACTATTTTTTTCGTGTTAAAATATTACAATAATGATTTGAGATTTTATATTGTTAAGTTGCATAATGAAGAGAATAGGCGGTTGTCGAATCTAGTTGATTAGAATTCAACGGGTGAAAATAAGCACTGAGAAGAGAGAGGGAAATCGAAATGAAAACAATCAAGCGCATGATGGAGCATCTGTATTGGGCGGACGAACGCATCTTGGATGCGCTTCAGGAGAGCGAGATGAAGAACAAGGAACTGTTGAAGTTGGTTAGGCATGTCGCGGTGGCTGAACGGGTCTGGTTGTCCCGATTGCAGGGCAAAGGCAGCGCGCAATATTCGTTGTGGGAGGAGGCGGAAGATCTCACGGTGATCCGGACCATGTTCGAAGAAAACGCCGAGCAGTATCGGGTCTATATTAAAGGGCTTGATGAATCCCTGTTGGACGAAATGATCGATTATGCGAACCAAAGCGGGGTTCCGTTCCAAACGTCCGTCCGAGATATCCTGTCACAGGTCATTTTACATGGGCAGTATCACCGAGGACAGATCAACCGTGCACTTCGAATCGAATCGGCAGAGCCTGTCCAAATCGATTACATCACGTTTGCAAGGCTTTAACGGGGCTAATAAGCACTATTACATCAAATGAGATTGGCTTTGAATAACGGGGAATGACAGTTGATAGCTGAACTATTTGAAAAAATAGCAAGGAGCTTCTGCTGCTAGCTCCTTGCTTAGATATTCGATCATTACTCCTGAATCGACTGAGCCCTTCTTCTATTTTAAGGGGCGCAGCGGTTTTTTTAGTTGCAGTACAATATTTTCTTTGCGGTAGTGTTTTTTTGAGGGTTCGGATCAGCAGGCAGGGCTTAAACAATTCCCTTGTCCATTGCTTTGCTGATCAGCGTAGCAAACAGGCTGTTGGACCAGGCGAACCACTCGCGTGAAAAATCGGAGGGGTCATCCGGGTGGAACCCTTCATGCATATATCCGGTATCTGCATCGGTCCGGACCAGCATATCAATTAATCCTTTGATTTCCTCATCGTTATCTGCTGTCAGCGCCTGCATGGATAGTGCCATATGCCACACATAACCACCTGGCGTATGCGGACTGCCGATGCCTTTGGCATGTTTACCCTCGAAGTAGAAGGGGTTGTCGAAACTGAGGGCAAATCGGCGGGTGTTCTGATAGATTTCATCCTCCACACCCACATAACCAATATAAGGAATGGATATCAATCCCGGTGTACCAGCATCATCCATCAGTGAATAATTACCATATCCATCCGTTTCATAGGCGTAGATTCTGCCGTATTTCGGGTGATTCACAATTCCATACGTCCGGATGCCGAAGTCGATTTCCTTGCGCAGCTTCGCTGCCCGGGCCGCCAGTCTTTCGTCCTCATAGACGACGCTTGCAATCTCGCGGATATAGTCCAGAATCACCACAGCGAACATATTCGAGGGAATGTTGTAGCCGAACTGGCAGCTATCATCACTCGGGCGGAAGCCGGACCAGCTCATACCGGTGTAGTTGACAGGCATGCCGCGTCCGTTATTGTACAAGGTCTCCGTGTCCTGAAGCGTCTGCCGGATGAAATGGTAGGGCGATTTCTCCCCGTGGTACTGCTCCGTTTCGATAACGTTCACGATGGAGCTCAGCGCTCGGTAGCATTCGGTATCGAAAATATCCGTTTGTTCCGCTTCCTTCCAGTACATGTACGCCAGCTGTACAACGAAGCACAGAGAATCCAGCTCGTATTTGCGCTCCCACATCCATGGGTTTAGATTGCAGTCATCCGTAGCCCGGTAATGCTTGTCGCTTGCCGTTTCGTTGAAGGCGTTAGTATATGGATCAATGTTGACATAGAACATCTGCCTTGCAATTAAACCGCGGAGAATTCGCTGCAGCTCGGGATCGTTTTTGGCAAAAGGAATATAATGACGCACCTGCTCCGTGGAATCGCGCAGCCACATGGCCGGGATATCCCCGGTGAATACGAAGGTGGTACCGTCTTCAAGCAGCTTCGTTGTTGTCTCTAGCGTGTTCGGAAAACAGTTGCGGAACAGCTTTTGCAATTTTGGATGATGGGCAAGCCGTTCGTCGGCCTCTTTCAAATACGCGGTAATGGAAGATGGCAGGTTCATAGTCAAACTCCTCCTATATTGTTAAAGTTGGGTTGTACCGATTGCAGGGCATAGGTGACAATTTGGGCCTTGCCGACGGAGCTGCGGAGAATTCCTTCATCTGATATTCGTCCTTTTCCAGGATCTCCAGAAGTTCGTTCATCAGCTTCGCCAGCAGAACATGATGACGCCCGTATGGCATATACCATTCCCGGTCCCAGAGAGTGTGGGAGATTAGGTGGGCAGTTGTACGGGTCAAGACAGAAACCTCCTAATATCATCAGTCAATGATTCAGTCTTGGCATTCGTAGCAAATATTTGCATACCTGCCCGGCGATCACAATATGTAACTTTTGCAGGGAGAAGAGAGGTTCATAATTCACATATTATAGACATGCTCCATCGGTTGGCATTTGCATTACGGCAAGCTGAAAAGTACCGCAGCAGCGCGGATTTACACTCTCTCTAACATGACAATGCACAACCTACATATTTACTGTGTCAGGTAAGTTTCACTACACTTTGAATTGTAAGCGCTAGCATGAAAGGGAACAGCCAGAATGCGAAGTGAGACATGAATTTATGTAACGAAAACTACCATAGAGAGGAGTGGGGGAATGAAGGGGAGTTATACTGCAGTATCCGTAAATCCTTCATGGAAGAACAAATCCCTTGGCAAAAGAATCTGGAAAAATTGGGAGCTCTATTTGTTCATGCTTCCTGCGCTGTTGTATTTCCTCGTTTTTCATTACGGTCCGATGTACGGCATTCAGATTGCTTTTAAGAATTTCGTACCTTCGAAAGGAATTACCGGCAGCGAATGGGTCGGCTTCGACCATTTTGAACGATTCTTCAATTCCTATTTTTTCTGGGATCTGCTCTGGAACACGTTCAGCATCAGTTTCTATGAACTTGCGATCGGGTTTCCGCTTCCAATTATTCTGGCGCTAGCCTTTAATGAGGTACGCAACGGTCCGTTCAAGAAGTCGGTTCAGACGGTAACTTATGCGCCGCATTTCATCTCTGTTGTTGTTATGGCAGGCATGATCATTACCTTTTTGTCGCCTTCCAGTGGAATGATTGTCCGGTTCATCGAGTTTCTGGGCTTTCAACCAGCACAGTTTCTAACGGATCCGGCCTGGTTTAAGACAATCTATGTTTTCTCGGGCGTTTGGCAGAGCACCGGGTGGGGAACCATCATTTATCTCGCGGCTCTGTCCGGTGTAGATCCCCAGCTGCATGAAGCGGCCATTATGGATGGAGCAAGCCGGATTAAACGGATGCTGCATATCAATCTGCCGACGATTGTGCCCACCATTACAATCATGCTGATCTTAAATATGGGGAATATACTGGGCCTGGGCTTCGAGAAGATTCTGCTGCTGCAGAATTCACTCAATATGGAAGCTTCCGATGTGATCTCCACCTATGTATACCGCGCCGGCCTGGTGGACGCCCAGTATAGCTTCTCAACGGCTGTGGGATTGTTTAACTCGGTAATCAACGTTATTCTGCTTATTACTGTCAATCAGATCGCCAAACGTACCAGTGAGAACAGCCTCTGGTAGAAAGGAGTTGAAGTCTTTGGTTACTGCCATGAAAGAATCCAAGGGAGACAAGCTGTTTGTAATCAGCACCTATATTTATTTGGTACTTTCACTGCTGGTTGTTCTATATCCGCTGATCTACATCCTCAGTGCTTCAATCAGTTCGCCGCAGGACGTCAATTCGGGAGCCATGTGGCTGTTCCCGAAAAATGTGACACTGGATGGTTACAAGCTTGTTTTCGAGAACCCGAAGATATGGAATGGTTATTTGAACACGATTATTTATACGGTGGTAGGAACTCTGGTTAATCTCGCCGTTACCCTGCCGGCCGCGTATGCGCTGAGCAGATCCGATTTTGTCGGGCGTCAGCTGTTCATGGGTCTCATTCTGTTCACGATGTTCTTCAGCGGCGGACTTGTGCCGACATATCTACTGGTCAAGAATCTCGGACTCATCAACAGCATGTGGGCATTGATTCTGCCGGTGGCCGCTTCAGTCTGGAATATTGTCGTGGCCCGCACTTTTTTTCAGACGACCATCCCAAAAGAACTGCAGGAAGCGGCTCACATTGATGGCTGTACGAATCTGAAGCTGTTCATCCGCATTATTCTGCCGCTGTCGGCACCCATTATAGCCGTTATGGCCTTATTCTATGGAGTTGGCCACTGGAACAGCTATTTCCCGTCCTTGATTTATTTGAATGATGAAGCCAAATATCCGCTGCAAATGGTTCTGCGCCAGATCCTTGTCCTTCAGGAAATGTCGGCCGAAACCACGGGCGCTTCAATCAATAGCGAGGTGGCAACCGCCATGAATAATAAGGCGGAAACGGCATCGCTCATCAAATATGGAGTCATTGTCGTCTCCACACTGCCCATCGTGGCAGTCTATCCTTTCCTGCAGCGTTACTTTGTCCAAGG contains these protein-coding regions:
- a CDS encoding carbohydrate ABC transporter permease, producing MVTAMKESKGDKLFVISTYIYLVLSLLVVLYPLIYILSASISSPQDVNSGAMWLFPKNVTLDGYKLVFENPKIWNGYLNTIIYTVVGTLVNLAVTLPAAYALSRSDFVGRQLFMGLILFTMFFSGGLVPTYLLVKNLGLINSMWALILPVAASVWNIVVARTFFQTTIPKELQEAAHIDGCTNLKLFIRIILPLSAPIIAVMALFYGVGHWNSYFPSLIYLNDEAKYPLQMVLRQILVLQEMSAETTGASINSEVATAMNNKAETASLIKYGVIVVSTLPIVAVYPFLQRYFVQGVMIGSVKG
- a CDS encoding DinB family protein; protein product: MKTIKRMMEHLYWADERILDALQESEMKNKELLKLVRHVAVAERVWLSRLQGKGSAQYSLWEEAEDLTVIRTMFEENAEQYRVYIKGLDESLLDEMIDYANQSGVPFQTSVRDILSQVILHGQYHRGQINRALRIESAEPVQIDYITFARL
- a CDS encoding MarR family winged helix-turn-helix transcriptional regulator, whose translation is MNCSLEQENLLILLKNISNQLKPKFERCTGISSSRYILLYHLYIHEEVTQSHLQKAIHIDSAAITRHLKQLEADGLVSRRRNPIDQRETFVRLTEQGLTHIANFKQDRNQFVHQMMLDFSEEEVALMTDMLTRMQFNMKDL
- a CDS encoding nitroreductase family protein; translated protein: MKAYQKTNDFNEIIYGRRSIKTYDSSVKISREEMTQIINEASTAPSSINMQPWRFLVVDTPEGKEKLVPLSRFNKEKVAQASAVIAVFADKNNFDYAENIYGKAVELGLMPQDVKDFQLNAFKPIYNSMSDAEMNDVIMLDSGLVSMQLMLVARAHGYDTNPIGGYEKDQIAEVFGLDKERYVPVMLLTIGKAASEGYTSYRLPAEETTFWA
- a CDS encoding DinB family protein — translated: MLSPKVQASWYSDSVELTELWLFTHTITHEFHHQGKIVKIGRYLGYIPPKMNLAKR
- a CDS encoding ABC transporter permease; protein product: MKGSYTAVSVNPSWKNKSLGKRIWKNWELYLFMLPALLYFLVFHYGPMYGIQIAFKNFVPSKGITGSEWVGFDHFERFFNSYFFWDLLWNTFSISFYELAIGFPLPIILALAFNEVRNGPFKKSVQTVTYAPHFISVVVMAGMIITFLSPSSGMIVRFIEFLGFQPAQFLTDPAWFKTIYVFSGVWQSTGWGTIIYLAALSGVDPQLHEAAIMDGASRIKRMLHINLPTIVPTITIMLILNMGNILGLGFEKILLLQNSLNMEASDVISTYVYRAGLVDAQYSFSTAVGLFNSVINVILLITVNQIAKRTSENSLW
- a CDS encoding glycoside hydrolase family 125 protein — its product is MNLPSSITAYLKEADERLAHHPKLQKLFRNCFPNTLETTTKLLEDGTTFVFTGDIPAMWLRDSTEQVRHYIPFAKNDPELQRILRGLIARQMFYVNIDPYTNAFNETASDKHYRATDDCNLNPWMWERKYELDSLCFVVQLAYMYWKEAEQTDIFDTECYRALSSIVNVIETEQYHGEKSPYHFIRQTLQDTETLYNNGRGMPVNYTGMSWSGFRPSDDSCQFGYNIPSNMFAVVILDYIREIASVVYEDERLAARAAKLRKEIDFGIRTYGIVNHPKYGRIYAYETDGYGNYSLMDDAGTPGLISIPYIGYVGVEDEIYQNTRRFALSFDNPFYFEGKHAKGIGSPHTPGGYVWHMALSMQALTADNDEEIKGLIDMLVRTDADTGYMHEGFHPDDPSDFSREWFAWSNSLFATLISKAMDKGIV